One stretch of Candida orthopsilosis Co 90-125, chromosome 3 draft sequence DNA includes these proteins:
- a CDS encoding Hht1 histone H3 encodes MARTKQTARKSTGGKAPRKQLASKAARKSAPVSGGVKKPHRYKPGTVALREIRRFQKSTELLIRKLPFQRLVREIAQDFKSDLRFQSSAIGALQEAVEAYLVGLFEDTNLCAIHAKRVTIQKKDIQLARRLRGERT; translated from the coding sequence ATGGCCAGAACTAAACAAACAGCAAGAAAGTCTACTGGTGGTAAAGCACCAAGAAAACAGTTAGCTTCCAAAGCAGCTAGAAAATCAGCACCAGTTTCTGGTGGGGTTAAGAAACCACACAGATATAAGCCAGGTACTGTTGCCTTGAGAGAAATTagaagatttcaaaaatcgACTGAATTATTGATTAGAAAATTGCCATTCCAAAGGTTGGTTAGAGAAATTGCTCAAGATTTCAAATCGGATTTGAGATTTCAATCTTCTGCTATTGGTGCTTTACAAGAAGCTGTTGAGGCTTACTTGGTTGGTTTGTTTGAAGACACAAATTTGTGTGCTATTCATGCCAAGAGAGTTACTattcaaaagaaggatATTCAATTAGCTAGAAGGTTGAGAGGTGAAAGAACCTAA
- a CDS encoding Pfa3 protein (S. cerevisiae homolog PFA3 has protein-cysteine S-palmitoleyltransferase activity, has role in vacuole fusion, non-autophagic, protein palmitoylation and localizes to fungal-type vacuole membrane) yields MRMLKRNTLLISCEQCCCILASLFPKVFFSGIITWSLFVMLLIVPKYTEYHTAFYIQSSIIILLYILSMVAYFRTINTGPGSPLDYPQLKIANYSENPFNDPNGTGPQPDQEPPEFMTVHTLKLGGNQGFRYCSKCNCWKPDRTHHCSKSGKCILKMDHYCPWFSICIGFFNYKFFVQFLCYTSVYCWVLCGVTFKILYDIFATDKYQEEYISINLILLCVLSLTFGISLSLFSLFSLYMVSKNTTTIEFQEQRWNYRGVDRYNYEFDANGKQKKLSNIFDLGRSQNFKEVFGDGWLSWLLPISVTERIANSGFKNGINFPINEEVYKKWCNNAELQSQLNEQLSNFKDRVRRERESYVEV; encoded by the coding sequence ATGAGAATGCTCAAACGAAATACACTTCTCATATCGTGTGAACAATGTTGCTGCATACTTGCATCGCTATTCCCTAAGGTGTTCTTCTCTGGGATAATTACATGGTCATTGTTTGTCATGTTGCTTATAGTTCCCAAATACACTGAATACCACACCGCATTTTACATACAATccagcatcatcatcctACTATACATTCTCAGCATGGTTGCATATTTCAGAACCATAAATACTGGCCCTGGATCACCCTTGGATTACCCACAGTTGAAAATAGCCAATTATTCTGAAAATCCATTTAATGATCCTAATGGGACTGGTCCTCAACCCGATCAAGAACCACCGGAGTTCATGACTGTACACACTTTGAAGCTTGGTGGGAATCAAGGGTTCCGATATTGCAGTAAATGCAACTGCTGGAAACCTGACAGGACTCATCATTGTTCGAAATCGGGGAAAtgcattttgaaaatggatcATTATTGTCCTTGGTTTTCCATATGTATTGGATTTTTCAACTACAAGTTCTTTGTTCAGTTCTTATGTTATACGTCTGTGTATTGCTGGGTTTTGTGTGGAGTCACATTCAAGATCTTGTATGATATTTTCGCTACTGACAAGTATCAAGAAGAATACATCTCCATTAACTTGATTCTTTTATGTGTATTGTCATTGACTTTTGGCATTTCATTGAGCTTATTCTCCTTATTTTCGCTATACATGGTTAGCAAGAACACAACGACGATTGAGTTTCAAGAACAAAGATGGAATTATCGTGGCGTTGATCGATACAATTACGAATTTGATGCCAATgggaaacaaaagaaactaTCCAATATCTTTGATCTTGGAAGAAGCCAAAATTTTAAAGAAGTGTTTGGCGATGGGTGGTTATCGTGGCTACTACCGATATCCGTGACTGAGAGGATTGCCAATTCGGgattcaaaaatggaataAATTTCCCGATCAATGAGGAGGTTTATAAAAAATGGTGCAATAACGCGGAATTGCAGAGTCAACTAAATGAGCAATTACtgaatttcaaagataGAGTAaggagagaaagagaaagttATGTAGAGGTATAG
- a CDS encoding Fesur1 ubiquinone reductase has translation MYSLNKTTMLRQLGQIRPIRSVSPSITQLPSYQTISKRNVSSKELTPKQLPTDFPLMSEKTASSPIDYALTSLDTIANWARKSSFWPVTFGLACCAVEMMHVSAPRYDQDRLGIIFRASPRQSDIMIVAGTLTNKMAPALRQVYDQMPDPKWVISMGSCANGGGYYHYSYSVVRGCDRVIPVDIYVPGCPPTAEALMYGVFQLQKKMMKTRITRLWYRS, from the coding sequence ATGTACTCATTAAACAAAACCACAATGCTTAGACAGTTAGGTCAAATAAGGCCGATCAGATCAGTATCACCATCCATAACACAACTTCCATCGTATCAAACCATATCCAAGCGTAATgtatcatcaaaagaattaaCTCCAAAACAATTACCAACCGATTTCCCATTAATGTCAGAGAAGACTGCTTCGAGTCCAATAGATTATGCATTAACTTCATTAGATACTATAGCAAACTGGGCTAGAAAGTCATCATTCTGGCCAGTTACTTTCGGATTAGCATGTTGTGCAGTAGAGATGATGCATGTCTCAGCACCAAGATACGATCAAGATAGGTTGGGTATTATTTTCAGAGCTTCACCACGTCAATCAGATATTATGATTGTTGCAGGAACTTTAACCAACAAAATGGCCCCAGCATTGAGACAAGTTTACGATCAAATGCCAGATCCAAAGTGGGTTATTTCCATGGGATCATGTGCAAATGGTGGTGGATACTATCACTACTCATATTCAGTTGTCAGAGGTTGTGATAGAGTTATTCCTGTTGACATATATGTACCTGGATGTCCACCAACTGCAGAAGCTTTGATGTATGGTGTTTTccaattacaaaagaagatgatgaagaccAGAATCACAAGATTATGGTACAGAAGCTAA
- a CDS encoding Ngr1 protein (S. cerevisiae homolog NGR1 has mRNA binding, has role in 3'-UTR-mediated mRNA destabilization, organization and localizes to perinuclear region of cytoplasm, stress granule, cytoplasmic mRNA processing body), with translation MAHPPPTEGGYQANEVSSSNAAVDPQSIKYDTAPSSTQDESYTNASQSTQSMNPHTVSSTASHQHQQEQELLSEYTVPNPPISTTQSNAVAAEQDSISGGISEQPRTLWMGDLDSWLDEKQITDLWWNLLKKKVVVKIIKPKTLKLDPQFQGLTNSGYCFVEFETFEDAQQALSLNGQLLPDIAMPSQQVYPNNPDNQKKYFRLNWASGATLSAPIVQMPEYSLFVGDLSASTTEAHLLAFFQKKFPNSIKTVRVMTDPVSGKSRCFGFVRFTEESERQRALNEMNGVWFAGRPLRVALATPRSTNYRKFGKSNNNNNVPFSSHSGYYSPETTSSAPMPPEMMFIPPGAPQNQIGGSPLFGYFNPMGNDGSPGAVQFPEGVDNNLLLHDPQNEGQPYMSQSFPIPPQQASLQPPISSPQYSDPNNTTVFVGGLSSEVTEATLFTLFKPFGVIQQIKIPPGKNCGFVKYSTREEAERTIGAMQGFIIGGNRVRLSWGRVSMNNKKYQRQQHQVAQAAQMQVAAALSMGMDPASAIAAAAAAAAGGFPPPVMPQSHPHQVPPHILGPGPQIGIPPPHPPPPPAAAAVPSMGMHIPAQQYPQYDNNIPPQSSEESESIDTSSTRAGLGTGDSEPSYTSTPVKRGSKGADGRSRHGQHPDESFQYGYLDEQQNDDENLINSMNKMKLNSDNGSKAYDSQA, from the coding sequence ATGGCACATCCTCCCCCTACAGAAGGTGGCTATCAAGCCAATGAAGTCTCCTCATCCAACGCTGCGGTTGACCCGCAATCGATAAAGTACGATACCGCGCCTTCCCTGACACAAGATGAATCATATACCAACGCATCCCAATCTACACAATCGATGAACCCTCATACTGTATCAAGCACAGCTAGCCACCAGCATCAACAAGAGCAAGAGCTTCTTTCTGAATATACGGTTCCCAATCCGCCAATCTcaacaacacaatcaaATGCGGTTGCGGCGGAGCAAGATCTGATAAGTGGAGGTATATCAGAACAACCTAGGACGTTGTGGATGGGTGATTTGGACTCTTGGCTAgatgaaaaacaaattacAGATCTTTGGTGGAACTTGCTAAAGAAAAAGGTTGTTGTAAAGATCATCAAACCAAAGACGTTGAAACTTGATCCGCAATTTCAAGGATTGACCAATTCTggttattgttttgttgagtttgaaacttttgaagACGCTCAACAAGCATTGAGTTTAAATGGACAATTGTTACCAGATATTGCCATGCCTTCTCAACAAGTATATCCGAATAATCCTGATAACCAGAAAAAGTATTTCAGGTTGAATTGGGCTAGTGGAGCCACATTGAGCGCTCCAATAGTTCAAATGCCAGAATACTCCTTATTCGTTGGTGATTTGTCGGCATCTACAACTGAAGCCCATCTATTGgcattttttcaaaagaaatttcctAATTCAATTAAAACTGTAAGAGTCATGACCGATCCGGTATCAGGAAAATCAAGATGTTTCGGATTTGTGAGGTTCACTGAAGAGCTGGAAAGGCAAAGGGCCTTGAATGAGATGAATGGAGTTTGGTTCGCTGGGAGACCGTTACGAGTTGCTCTTGCGACACCTAGGAGTACAAATTATCGCAAGTTTGGTAAGtcaaataacaacaacaatgtaCCCTTTTCGCTGCATAGTGGCTATTATAGCCCTGAAACTACTTCTTCAGCCCCAATGCCCCCAGAAATGATGTTTATTCCACCTGGAGCAccacaaaatcaaattggtgGTAGTCCTTTGTTTGGTTATTTCAATCCAATGGGTAACGATGGGTCCCCTGGTGCTGTGCAATTCCCAGAAGGGGTCGATAACAACCTTTTACTTCATGACCCACAAAATGAAGGGCAGCCTTATATGTCCCAATCATTTCCAATTCCGCCTCAGCAAGCTCTGCTACAACCCCCAATACTGCTGCCTCAGTATTCTGATCCAAACAATACAACTGTTTTTGTTGGGGGGTTATCTTCAGAGGTAACTGAGGCAACACTCTTCACATTGTTTAAACCTTTTGGTGTCATTCAACAGATCAAAATCCCACCTGGTAAGAACTGTGGATTTGTTAAGTATTCTACTCGAGAGGAGGCTGAGAGAACAATTGGTGCCATGCAAGGATTTATCATTGGTGGTAATAGAGTTAGATTAAGTTGGGGTAGAGTGTCAATGAATAACAAAAAGTATCAAcgacaacaacaccaagTTGCACAAGCCGCCCAGATGCAAGTTGCAGCCGCGTTATCCATGGGTATGGATCCAGCCTCTGCTATTGCAGcagctgctgctgctgctgcagGTGGCTTTCCTCCTCCAGTGATGCCACAATCACATCCACATCAAGTACCACCGCATATACTTGGACCTGGTCCTCAAATAGGTATACCTCCACCACATCCTCCCCCTCCACcggcagcagcagcagtcCCATCCATGGGTATGCACATCCCTGCTCAGCAATATCCTCAATATGACAATAATATTCCACCACAATCATCAGAAGAAAGTGAATCGATAGATACATCAAGCACCAGAGCTGGACTAGGGACGGGCGATAGTGAGCCATCGTACACAAGCACTCCTGTGAAACGAGGTAGCAAGGGAGCTGATGGGAGAAGTCGACATGGCCAACATCCTGATGAATCTTTCCAATATGGATACCTCGAcgaacaacaaaatgatgatgagaatttgatcaactctatgaacaagatgaaattgaatagtGATAATGGATCCAAAGCTTATGATTCGCAGGCTTAG
- a CDS encoding Ssn6 protein (similar to S. cerevisiae Cyc8p/Ssn6p) → MYNPSHSIVVGNKQPPPPTLNGGVHPQSNTGAPPPPQQHQYQQQQPHATGPGMIVAAAQATANQQAAAQAQAQAQAQAQAQVQAQAQAQAQAQAQAQAQAQAQQSAQGNPTANALSETTASTWLAIGSLAESLGDFDRALSAYDSALRHSPNNPEILTKLANVYRSKDVFFKAAELYEQALNYNPENGETWGLLGHCYLMLDDLQRAYAAYQRALYYLENPNVPKLWHGIGILYDRYGSLEYAEEAFVRVLELDPNFEKATEIYFRLGIIYKHQGKLQPALECFQYILNNPPPPLTQPDVWFQIGSVLEQQKDWNGAKEAYEKVLQVNPQHAKVLQQLGCLYSQAESNPPTPGQSNGSHRHEPFQQDLNIALKYLTQSLEIDPSDAHSWYYLGRVHMIRGDFNAAYEAFQQAVNRDSRNPTFWCSIGVLYYQISQYRDALDAYTRAIRLNPYISEVWYDLGTLYETCNNQISDALDAYRQAERLDPGNPHIKARLDQLIKYQQEGNTHAPQPPPSIQQPRLPQGMVLESNQQPGQQGSPGQPGQQLQSGQTPGQPFGQPQQHQQQQQQHQQQQQQQHQQQQQQQQQQQPAPPQHQFSQQVPPQPNNEGPAPPQLAASNQPGSQLPAPPPHQQLPQYQQGQPGTAAGLSQYQSSNPNQPQQQQQQAPQQQIPIPQQQAAPQSQFGRQAPYQPQPPIRVNHSEPSQPSPALPALNNTNPSSVVNIDTKPALESKPTGAKRTSNAEELKSESTNSPQVMKTEASAPSVQQETPVPTPRPEEPAAVTKQEKQEDEAPKGPAQQTQASDVTESKPEPQPVQAESLSQSPGTVADASPDKSKAGSPQNNGKHDLDDKDDSEKVLKKKDVDDQKASTSSPETEQQSKNEESPTPIQEEAKISPSSGIETTGAATQQPNPGTPSSAEVPPVPTKVSLVPRFSSNVTEKEEKREEINPNDPDEVVSGAIPAGNKDKKDRDGDGKPVVQDHHHTGETSAREEKHEEERKKSEDIGVEKKVDDDEKKNENLVPAASVATKKEYSQVKEDKPEDEDNGNAASETKKEENPEPPMRQVEEDENYDDE, encoded by the coding sequence ATGTACAATCCATCACATTCCATTGTTGTCGGAAATAAACAGCCACCTCCACCGACTTTGAACGGAGGTGTACATCCACAATCGAATACAGGTGCCCCACCCCCTCCACAGCAAcaccaatatcaacaacaacaaccccATGCTACTGGGCCAGGAATGATTGTCGCTGCGGCTCAAGCCACTGCCAACCAGCAAGCGGCAGCTCAAGCTCAGGCCCAAGCTCAGGCCCAAGCTCAAGCTCAAGTACAGGCCCAGGCGCAAGCCCAAGCCCAAGCCCAAGCCCAAGCCCAAGCCCAAGCTCAAGCTCAGCAATCTGCTCAGGGTAACCCCACTGCAAATGCTCTCAGTGAAACTACTGCATCCACCTGGTTGGCAATTGGGTCCTTAGCTGAAAGTTTGGGCGATTTTGATCGTGCATTATCTGCTTATGACTCTGCATTGAGACATTCTCCAAACAACCCTGAAATTTTAACTAAACTCGCCAATGTATACCGTTCAAAAGATGTGTTTTTCAAAGCGGCAGAATTGTATGAACAAGCACTTAATTACAACCCCGAAAATGGTGAAACTTGGGGTTTATTAGGACATTGTTATTTAATGTTGGATGATTTGCAAAGAGCCTATGCTGCTTATCAACGTGCATTGTATTATTTGGAAAACCCTAATGTACCGAAATTATGGCATGGTATTGGTATTCTTTATGATCGATATGGATCTTTGGAGTATGCTGAAGAAGCATTTGTTCGTgtattggaattggatCCAAATTTCGAAAAAGCTACTGAAATTTATTTCCGTTTGGGTATTATTTATAAACATCAAGGTAAATTACAACCAGCATTGgaatgttttcaatatattttgaataatccTCCACCACCATTGACTCAACCTGATGTgtggtttcaaattggatcaGTCttggaacaacaaaaggatTGGAATGGTGCCAAGGAAGCTTATGAAAAAGTACTACAAGTTAATCCTCAACATGCAAAAgttttacaacaattgggTTGTCTTTATTCTCAAGCTGAACTGAATCCACCAACACCAGGGCAAAGCAATGGGTCTCATCGACACGAACCATTCCAACAGGATTTGAATATTGCATTAAAGTATTTGACCCAATCGTTGGAAATTGATCCTAGTGATGCTCATTCTTGGTATTACTTGGGAAGAGTTCACATGATTAGAGGCGATTTCAATGCCGCATACGAAGCATTTCAACAAGCTGTTAATCGTGACTCTAGAAATCCAACTTTCTGGTGCTCTATTGGTGTTTTATACTATCAAATTAGTCAATATCGTGATGCATTAGATGCTTACACCAGAGCCATTAGACTAAACCCTTATATCAGTGAAGTGTGGTATGATTTGGGAACTTTGTATGAAACTTGtaacaatcaaatcagtGACGCATTAGATGCTTATAGACAAGCAGAGAGGTTAGATCCAGGAAATCCTCATATAAAGGCAAGACtagatcaattgattaaatatcaacaagaagGAAATACTCATGCACCtcaaccaccaccatctattcaacaaccaagATTGCCTCAAGGAATGGTTTTGGAAAGTAATCAACAACCTGGCCAACAGGGACTGCCAGGACAACCAGGTCAGCAATTGCAAAGTGGCCAAACACCAGGACAACCTTTTGGTCAGCCAcaacagcaccaacaacaacaacaacagcaccaacaacaacaacaacaacagcaccaacaacaacaacaacaacaacaacaacaacaaccagcaccaccacaacaCCAGTTCTCCCAACAAGTACCACCCCAACCTAACAATGAGGGCCCAGCTCCTCCTCAATTGGCAGCATCAAATCAACCAGGGTCTCAATTGCCAGCACCCCCACCACACCAGCAATTACCTCAGTACCAACAAGGACAGCCAGGGACTGCGGCAGGTCTTTCCCAGTATCAAAGTTCGAACCCAAACCAACcgcagcaacaacaacaacaggcacctcaacaacaaattccaatccctcaacaacaagctgCCCCTCAATCTCAGTTCGGGCGGCAAGCTCCTTACCAACCTCAACCACCTATCCGGGTAAATCACAGTGAGCCATCTCAACCGAGCCCGGCGTTGCCTGCTTTGAATAACACGAATCCATCTAGTGTTGTAAACATTGATACAAAGCCAGCATTGGAATCCAAGCCTACTGGAGCCAAGAGAACTTCAAATGCTGAAGAGTTAAAACTGGAACTGACAAATTCTCCTCAGGTTATGAAAACTGAAGCTTCAGCGCCTTCAGTGCAACAAGAGACCCCTGTTCCAACTCCACGTCCTGAAGAGCCAGCAGCGGTTACAAAGCAAGAAAAACAGGAGGATGAAGCACCAAAAGGGCCTgctcaacaaactcaagCACTGGATGTAACGGAAAGTAAGCCTGAACCGCAACCAGTACAAGCTGAATCTCTTCTGCAATCTCCAGGCACAGTCGCTGATGCCTCTCCAGATAAGAGCAAAGCTGGTTCTCCCCAAAATAATGGGAAACACGACTTAGATGACAAGGACGATTCAGAAaaggttttgaaaaagaaagatgtTGACGATCAAAAGGCATCTACTTCTTCTCCCGAGACTGAACAACAAAGCAAAAACGAAGAATCACCAACACCTATACAAGAAGAGGCCAAAATTTCTCCCAGCTCAGGTATTGAAACTACTGGAGCTGCAActcaacaaccaaatcCAGGAACTCCTTCATCTGCTGAAGTCCCACCAGTACCTACTAAAGTTTCATTAGTACCTCGTTTTTCAAGTAATGTGAccgaaaaagaagagaagcGAGAGGAGATCAACCCAAATGATCCTGATGAAGTTGTATCAGGAGCTATACCTGCTGGAAATAAAGACAAGAAAGATCGTGATGGCGATGGTAAACCAGTTGTACAAGATCACCATCATACTGGTGAAACCTCAGCAAGGGAAGAAAAGCATGAAGAAGAACGTAAGAAATCCGAAGACATTGGTGTGGAAAAGAAGGTggacgatgatgaaaagaaaaatgaaaatcTCGTGCCTGCTGCTTCTGTGGCTACAAAAAAGGAATATTCTCAAGTGAAAGAAGACAAGCCTGAGGATGAAGACAATGGAAATGCAGCCTCTGAAACCAAGAAGGAGGAAAATCCTGAACCCCCAATGagacaagttgaagaagatgagaATTATGACGATGAGTAG
- a CDS encoding Pos5 protein (protein similar to S. cerevisiae Pos5p, a mitochondrial NADH kinase involved in the oxidative stress response) produces MIIRNFILPSLARHKLYNSLTIASNSKLLLPNFHNHRLLHRKFISHSIPMRQGETKLTIKSCRDLPAARFPEYIKSSHNRLYNIVWSENPLSNVFLVKKPWEPTVRDAMVELINHLHVQYPCINVIVDENVADEMMNEVSSVDKQLDSSAKHIVYTGSTEEIISKTDLIITLGGDGTILRGVSLFSNVQVPPVLSFAMGTLGFLLPFDFKSCMSCFALVYENRAQALHRNRLECHVVRNADVKTCEKAEKEEEEVAIVRNKKRSYVEIGDTDSKQQDDQVISVEKQEMIHAMNDITIHRGSSPNLTSLDIYIDNEFFTTTYADGLIFSTPTGSTAYSLSAGGSITHPAVACILLTPICPRSLSFRPLILPCTSDIMVRLSENNRSSFIELTVDGISQQDLHPGDELHITSETVVVANDKIKKQKRNNGDSATISDRDNGLEYNDKNGIWCVATNQNQWSKDLNSLLGFNSSFRGQKSKKSHL; encoded by the coding sequence ATGATTATTCGCAACTTTATATTGCCAAGTTTGGCACGACATAAACTATATAATAGTCtaacaattgcatcaaattCCAAGTTACTTCTACCGAATTTTCACAATCACAGGCTACTACATAGAAAATTCATATCTCATCTGATACCAATGCGTCAGGGTGAAACCAAACTCACAATTAAATCGTGTCGTGATTTACCTGCAGCTAGATTTCCTGaatatatcaaatcatcacaTAATCGATTATACAATATTGTATGGAGTGAAAATCCACTTTCAAATGTGTTTTTAGTGAAGAAGCCATGGGAACCGACTGTGCGTGATGCCATGGTGGAATTAATAAACCATTTGCATGTGCAATACCCCTGTATCAatgtgattgttgatgaaaacgTTGCTGATGAAATGATGAATGAAGTATCCAGCGttgataaacaattggattcaTCAGCAAAACATATTGTATACACAGGATCCACAGAGGAGATTATCAGTAAGACTGATTTGATAATTACGCTTGGTGGTGATGGAACTATTTTACGGGGAGTTTCTTTATTTTCTAATGTTCAGGTCCCCCCTGTCCTATCATTTGCAATGGGTACATTGGGGTTCCTATTaccatttgatttcaaaagctGCATGCTGTGTTTTGCATTAGTTTACGAGAATAGAGCACAAGCATTACATAGAAATCGTTTGGAATGTCATGTGGTTAGAAATGCTGATGTAAAGACATGTGAAAAGGcagagaaagaagaagaagaagttgcaATAGTGAGGAATAAAAAGAGACTGTATGTTGAGATAGGGGACACGGATTCCAAGCAACAGGATGATCAAGTAATATCAGTGGAGAAGCAAGAAATGATACATGCAATGAATGACATTACAATTCACCGTGGAAGTTCACCAAATTTGACATCATTGGATATCTACATTGATAACGAATTTTTCACAACAACATATGCAGACGGATTAATCTTTTCCACTCCCACTGGATCAACTGCATATTCATTATCTGCCGGGGGATCAATAACTCATCCAGCAGTGGCATGTATTTTACTAACACCAATCTGTCCTCGATCACTTTCGTTTCGTCCATTGATATTACCATGTACTTCGGATATAATGGTACGATTGTCAGAAAATAATCGTAGTTCGTTTATTGAACTTACAGTAGATGGAATAAGCCAACAAGACTTACACCCGGGAGATGAATTGCATATAACTTCAGAAACGGTTGTAGTTGCCAATGATAAAATAAAGAAACAGAAACGAAACAACGGTGATTCCGCAACTATTAGTGATAGAGATAATGGACTAGAGTATAATGACAAGAATGGAATTTGGTGTGTTGCTActaatcaaaatcaatggtCTAAAGATTTAAACAGTTTGTTGGGGTTCAATAGTTCATTTAGGGGCCAAAAGAGTAAGAAACTGCATTTATGA
- a CDS encoding Rpd31 histone deacetylase, with translation MASTINSMKKNLAKPAIGKQKSFTPAITKIFILQLHPFAMYTQLPFDELKVDPNQKKRIAYFYDADIGNYAYGAGHPMKPHRIRMAHSLIMNYGLYKKMEIYRAKPATKQEMCQFHTDEYIDFISRVSPDNLDMFSKESVKFNVGDDCPVFDGLFEYCGISGGGSMEGAARLNRGKCDIAINYAGGLHHAKKSEASGFCYLNDIVLGIIELLRYHPRVLYIDIDVHHGDGVEEAFYTTDRVMTCSFHKYGEFFPGTGELRDIGVGKGKYHSVNVPLRDGIDDATYKSIFEPVITKIVEWYQPSAIVLQCGGDSLSGDRLGCFNLSMEGHANCINFVKSLNIPLMVLGGGGYTMRNVARTWAYESGLLNNVKLPAELPYNEYYEYYAPNYTLEVRPSNMYNQNSPEFLDKVMTSIVANLENTKHAPSVQMNDVPNDPEDLGDIEEDNVEAIDTKGGSEMSRDAQVQPENEFYDEDDKDAGEKNIEENGKREESNGQSSKANAPEEEDVKMDDGDDTQNNTVEEDKTKDETADVSMLTEEELKEIEAMNEAALKNE, from the coding sequence ATGGCTAGTACCATAaatctgatgaagaaaaatttggcaaaacCGGCGATaggtaaacaaaaaagtttCACGCCAGCAATCACTAAGATCTTTATTTTACAGCTCCACCCTTTCGCTATGTACACGCAGCTCCCGTTTGACGAACTCAAGGTCGACCCcaaccaaaagaaaagaatagCTTATTTTTACGACGCTGATATAGGAAACTATGCTTATGGTGCCGGACATCCAATGAAACCCCATCGTATAAGAATGGCACATTCTCTTATAATGAATTATGGACTTTACAAAAAGATGGAAATCTATCGTGCCAAGCCAGCtacaaaacaagaaatgtGTCAATTCCATACTGATGAGTATATTGATTTCATAAGTCGAGTGTCACCTGATAACTTAGACATGTTTAGTAAAGAAAGTGTTAAGTTtaatgttggtgatgattgTCCTGTATTTGATGGATTATTTGAGTACTGTGGGAttagtggtggtggatcGATGGAAGGTGCAGCAAGATTGAATCGAGGCAAGTGTGATATTGCCATTAATTATGCTGGTGGGTTGCACCATGCTAAAAAATCAGAAGCATCGGGGTTCTGTTACTTGAATGACATAGTGTTGGGTATAATTGAATTATTGAGATATCATCCTAGAGTATTgtatattgatattgatgttCATCATGGTGATGGGGTTGAAGAAGCATTTTACACAACTGATCGAGTGATGACATGTTCATTCCACAAGTATGGTGAGTTTTTCCCTGGAACTGGTGAATTGAGAGACATTGGAGTTGGGAAGGGAAAATACCATAGTGTTAATGTTCCTTTGAGAGAtggtattgatgatgctaCATACAAATCCATTTTTGAGCCGGTGATTACCAAAATTGTAGAATGGTATCAACCATCAGCTATTGTGCTACAATGTGGTGGTGATTCCTTAAGTGGTGACAGATTGGGATGCtttaatttatcaatggaAGGTCATGCtaattgtatcaatttcGTTAAATCACTCAATATCCCATTGATGGTGTTGGGTGGTGGTGGGTACACTATGAGAAATGTGGCTAGAACATGGGCTTATGAATCAGGGTTATTgaacaatgtcaaattgCCAGCAGAGTTACCGTACAATGAATATTATGAATACTACGCACCAAACTATACTTTAGAAGTGCGTCCATCAAATATGTATAATCAAAATTCGCCTGAGTTCTTGGACAAGGTTATGACAAGTATTGTTGCCAATTTAGAAAACACTAAGCATGCGCCATCAGTACAAATGAATGATGTGCCTAATGATCCAGAAGATTTGGGTGATATCGAAGAAGATAATGTGGAAGCAATTGATACTAAAGGTGGATCAGAAATGAGTCGAGATGCTCAAGTACAACCAGAAAATGAGTTTTATGATGAGGACGATAAAGATGCAGGGGAGAAGAACATCGAGGAAAATGGtaaaagagaagaaagtaATGGACAAAGTAGTAAAGCTAATGCTCctgaagaagaggatgtGAAAATGGATGATGGAGATGACACGCAGAATAACACTGTTGAGGAAGACAAAACGAAAGATGAAACTGCTGATGTTTCAATGTTGAcggaagaagaattgaaagaaattgaagctATGAACGAAGCAGCTTTGAAGAATGAGTAA